In Pyrus communis chromosome 11, drPyrComm1.1, whole genome shotgun sequence, the sequence AGAAGGCACCGCTCTTACCGCTTGTCGCCTTATTGGTGTATCTTATATAAGTTAGATTTAAAATCTGTTGATCAATCTTTCTTCATTGTCTGATGACATTGGGCTTGTGGTTGAAGCTGGTTAGGGAGATGGGTACTGTATAATTCCAAGGGACTGCCTCTCTCTGCTTAGTGAATCTCACCTTTGGTTTGGAAGGGTAATAAAGTGAAGGTGATGCTGGGTTGGAtaattttcactaagttttGGGTGGTTTGGATGGAGATAAATGGAAGGGTTTAGGTAGATTATGCAGGAGCTGGTTTTGCGGAGGTTTTTGTCAGCCCTCCCGGTTTCTGTGTCTTGTGAGTTCAGGGGAATTACCCTCTCCTTAATTTGAGTAGATTGGAAGGCAGCTTCCTTTTAGTTTGTGACTTTGTGTTAGGGTGCTCTTCAGCTCTGTGGAGTTGTCTCTTTCTCTttccattttctgttttgggTGGTTTGCTTGACCACTCCTTCTGTTGTTTCTGCtgctttcctttttttaatataattgtttctttattaaaaaaaaaaaaaaaaaaaaaaaaaagagacacaGACAAGCTTACTGAAGTCCTAGTTTTGACTGCAGAATTGGTATCCGACTGTATGAAATGTTGCACTGAGGATTCCGATGATTCAATGACAAAGGTAAGTAAATTTATACACACGATGATTGCTCGaatttgaaattatattttaatctgCCGATATCCTGTTGGCTCTGAGACTTGCTAGGGATTGTTGATTTCATCACTTTTAGTTGCACGAGACTTTCTAGTTTAATGTCAGGAGTCTCAGGACATGTTAGGGCAACTTTAGATgttttgagaattttgattccaAGGGTTATGCTATAAAAATGTTATCCATTGGTACACATTACCTAATTCTGCAAATTGTAAGTTTCCATCGGAGGCTTCTCTCTCTTAACATTTATTTAATAGATAAGGAAATGCTTAATATGACTGTTTATAACTACAGATCACGTATTCTGGTGCTATACTGGAAGTCTGCATGAGGAAACTGGTTTTCTATCCCGAAATTGTTGGCTTTATTGAAGAAGAGAAGGATCGGTTCCCTTCGGTCAAAGTCCAATACATTTTCAATTCTCCACCAAAGTTGATCTTGCTAGATAATGCAGGCGAACATAAGGAAACAATAAGGTGAGCATCCTTTTATCATTCACATAGAAACAGTGGACACAACCCTCTAATTTTCTTTCACAAGGTTTCTCAAAATATGGACGGCCCATTTGAATGTTGCCTGAACCTGGCCATGCACATCTATAATCTCTTGCTTATAAATTTATCATCATTGGTATTCCTTATGGGAAAAGTCGCGTTTCTACGAACTTACTATTTTATCTCTGTCACAGAATCGACAATTGGAAACGTGAACATATCTTGCAGTTTCTGCAAGGGAAGGTAAAGCCTGC encodes:
- the LOC137708883 gene encoding uncharacterized protein, with the protein product MGALMVAMLVVLTVAVASGESKEKLSTRKCENLGFTGLALCSDCNSLAEYVKDQELVSDCMKCCTEDSDDSMTKITYSGAILEVCMRKLVFYPEIVGFIEEEKDRFPSVKVQYIFNSPPKLILLDNAGEHKETIRIDNWKREHILQFLQGKVKPASAI